The Lactuca sativa cultivar Salinas chromosome 2, Lsat_Salinas_v11, whole genome shotgun sequence genome includes the window GGGGTATCTCAAACAAACTTTTACCAGTTTTTCATAATCTTAAGAAAAACATGTATATATTCTTTAAACTAGGTAAAAAAACATAttgttttatatgttaaaatactATATACATGTTAGGATAAAACAAACAACATGAAATATCAAgggaaaagggaccaaaaatgcaccAAAACAGTAGATACATGAAGTAGAATCATAAAGGTTTAAACTTTATTACTTACAAAGGTTGAGAAGATTACTAGAAGGCTGAAACTTATATGGATCTTGCTTCTCTTGCACCAAAAGaatattcttcttcttcaagtAGCACACTAAAGCCCAAGAATCCATGgaaagaggctagggtttcaagctCTACGGTTCCTAGAGGATGGAGGTTGATAAGAGAGAAAACACTAGAAGTTAGTACCTCTAAATAAGGTCAAAAACCCAAGACCTAGGCTTTTGATTTGTGGCGGCGCTGCGCTGCGGTCCACTTAATGGCCGCGTGCGCAGCTAATCCAACTATCACGCACCACAAGCATTGCGTCACGAAGTCACCTTCATACCAAAACCTTCTTTCCTTTTTCCCCTTAAATAATCAATAAATAACATACTCGAAACTAGGCGTTACAAACATCTTCCTGGTGTCTGTCTATAGGAAAAAATCCCTCACAAAGCTTCCTACAATTACATGAAGGAAAAAAATAACTCGTTTTTTTTTATATTCAGTTCAAGATCCAATTCGGTATCATTTACCAAAATAAAGTCCAACACTATAGCTACCTCCTTTAAATCTCCAATGACGTTCCCATCATCAAGATACTATGCATGAAGAAGAAGTTtgctattatctctaaatttttGCACAAATGGGTGaaatataaaaaatcataaaCTACACCATCGAGCGGCTAATGTCAACCCATCCCAAGGCCCACGTGGGAGGTTAATCGTGGAATATAGTGATATTTTAGGAATGCCAAGGTTTGAACCCCGAACATCCCCTACGAAATTCTACAATAGCGAAAAGAAATGGTTCCAAATCGCCGCCTTGTTGAACCCAAATGATGGACCAAATATGTTGATCTGTCTACCAAATTAAGGGATTTTGGGAAATATATTGTAACCATTGCAAGAAACCCATCAACATAGCGTTCACTAAACACCCTTTTGACAATATTTAATACGACCTTAACACCACCCGATACGTCGACCCCAGAAAAAATCATTAAGGCATTTTGTCATTTCTTTAGCACCACCCGATacaaccttggaaatcaaatgcATGTATATAATACCAAGTATAATAGGTCAGGTTCCATTGTTGGGATTTAAAAGCAACATAAGAGGAGCAGGCACAACCAATTCTTCCAAACTCGACGAACATCTTTCTCTAGCTACAAATTAATCATTGTTGTGATAGCACGTAAGAGATCTCTGGCTACATCGAACCCATATCCACATAGAGAATCCAAAAAAAGTTGTGCCCTAAAGTCGTCCCTCCCACAACGAAGTTCCTTTAAGAAACAATTTAATGCAACCAAGAACATTGTCATTCTCCACTACAAGCTGGGGCTCATAAAATGTGTTCAACATGGATGGGGTGGCTTGTATGAATTTTTAGCCTCCAAATCCTTTATGGTATCATTGCCTGACATTGGTATGCCCACTGTTCTCTCCTCTTGAATGTGGTATCCTTCTTGGTTCAATGATCTCAATTTAGTATTGTCGAACAAATTTTTAACTAGCATGTCAATACCGTCCTCTTTCCCCCATGTAGCCAATGAGTTTAGGATACAATATTATCGGGTTTTAAAAGCAACGTAAGATGAGCAGACACAACAAATTCTTCCAAACTCGACAAACATCTTTTCCTAGCTACAAATTAATCATTGTTGTGATTGCACGTAAGAGATCTGTGGCTACATCAGACCCCTCTCCACATAGAGAATCCAAAAAATGTTGTGCCCTAAACTCATCCCTCCCACAACGAAGTTCCTTTAGGAAACAATTTAATGCAACCAAGGACATTATCATTCTCCATTACAAGCGGAGGCGCAGAAAATGTGCTCAACATGTATGGGGTGGCTTGTATGAATTTTTAGCCTCCAAAGCCTTTATGGTATCACCATCGTCAGGGGCGGAACACGAGCGGTATAATTAAAGGGGCAGAAACTAAAACATCATAAAATCCGTACAATTCTGTAATTAGCTAAGAAAATGACAAAGTAATTATTTTGACCTTAGTAAAATGTTTCACAAAAAAGTTAATTATACTTACTAACAAGCAATAATAAGGGATGATATATGTTAGACGTCTTCAGTATTCTTCAATATTCAATGTAgttctgtctctctctctctctctctctctatatatatatatatatatatatatatatatatatatatatatatatatatatatatatatattaaagatatgAAGCTTAGGAATAGTAAACTGGACATTTTTTTGGCAGAATGGTCCCTGCACTTTGCTCCTCATTCTTTAcctattttgacatttttggtcctttcaatcaatatttttacactttttaggaaccttttaatatttaaagtttgaccacaaaactttaacagtttgacaactttgatccattttctaaaaatttgctaattcctacccctttaattctttaaCCGTTTTGAAACTTCTGAtccttgcagtcaaaactttttcattttttcataaaaCGGTCTGGGGCAAACTCCGGACTTTTCATCATTGCACTTTCTACGTCTGTCATATTTATTGATTCGGACCTTTCTAGTTAATAAGTTACTACAATAACAAGTAAATTTTTTCTCGATAAGACAAAtaaacaagaaaataataaatatttaaaagttgGCAGGAGACTTTTTACCTTTTCAGAATTCACAGTTTTCTTTTTCTTATCTCCCATCTCTCTTAATCACTAGTGAGAGAAAATAAAGAAATAGATAAAAATAATTATCGGTGAGAGAAAGAGTGCACACACAAGTTTAAAAAGGAGATTGAGAGACTGCACGGAGGTCACCGGTCGGAGATGGTGATCAGCACGGAAAAGGGTGGACCACATATATAGAGACTACACGGAAGTGAACAACAAGGGCGAAGAACAAAGAGAGTGTGGATGGAGGTCACTAGTTCAGTGAACAAAGGAGGTGAGCACTTAGTCGTCGAAGGCATCCACTGGTTCCGGTGGAAGAGATAACTTTTTAGAGTTTTGTATTTCTACAAGATTACATGAATAAATTGTACATTAGATTTTTATAGAATTCAATATCCTATATTTTTACTAGGATTGCTCTTGATTCTTTCTATAATTCATGAATTTTTGTTAGTTATTGATTTAGTTCCTAATTTATTTGATTTTCTTGGATGCATTTTATGTACCTCAGGGGCCATgagattgatttttttttttaatttttggatttaattacatgtatataacttgtatagtgaCATTAGTAAGGCAAAAAGCGGGGTGGACATGGCCCCTCCTGGCCTAGGATCCGCCACTAACAATCGTATGGAGCAGCTCCAAGGAGCATAACACTTTcactaatgttttaaaatgtccACCTACAATCTTATATAGACATTGCCTGAGGTTGTTATGCCGAGTGTTCTCTCCTCTTGAATGTGGTATCCTTTTTGGTCCAAAGATCTTAATCTAGTATTGTCGAACAAAATTTTAACTAGAATGTCAATACCGTCCTTTTTCCCTATGTAGCCAATGAGTTTAGGATATAATAATGTTGCAATAACTTCTCATTCTCATATCTACTTTCTTGTCTATTCTTGGTCCCGGACTTCAACACCTACAAAGTGCACCACCATGGAAGGAGAAAATAGTAACAATCTAACTCACGCTTCAATGGACTAGAAGGAATAACCATCTTGTAAAGAATTGTTTTCAACGTCTTAGAGAAGCCATACGTTTATttaaaaagacaaaactgcaataatggtccttatggtatgcattttttctaaaaaatggTCCAAACCATTAAAGTTTTGAATTGGTAGTCCTTTTGAACATGTTTGTATGAGGATTATATCCCTtcaaaaattgaaatgactaaatTGTCATTATAATTTGTATTTTCCGTTTTgtttaattctctctctctctctctctctctatatatatatatatatatatatatatatatatatatatatatatatatatataaagagagagctctctctctctctctctccacaacTATTTGATTCCAGCCACACATAAACCTACGAAAAGAAACACAAACAACACCAACTCTATTGTTTCCGTCATCTTCTCCGTGCCACCATTCTTTTCTGCCGTTCACAATCATCTTCCTATGCCATATCCTCCATCATATATCCATCTCCATACCCAAGTACGATCCATGGAAGGATATCCATAAGCCTCTTGCTCACAACCTTTACTCCGAAATGAGCAGGATTTAGTCTCAACTAAAATTTGACTTGTTTCTCTGCTACTTTAGGATCCACCCTCCACTGTCTATAATCTTCATCTGAATCAACCATCTCGCCGAAATGCTGTAGATATTCTAAAATCTTGCAGCCTCTAATTCTTTTCTTCTTGTTGACAACTTGCAggtttgatttttcgaaaatgtcaactcaaaattcgattattagCTTTGGGTCATGGTAAGTTTGATTTTGAAACTTCAAAAACCAAACCATCGATTCGTTCCGTAACTCATAAATTGGTTTATGATATGGGATAGTAATTGATGTATAAAAATGGTGGGGCTCCTTGTATAGGaaatgtgtgcacatgtcttatcTTTATTTAATATTCCCTCCGTACCAAAATTATAGTTCATATTTTCTTTtaggtttgtcccaaaataatagtccgtttttaaaaataaataacgtttttaccaaaatactttttcattattacttaaccaactaaacaTTTAATGTAACATTAATGCAAAATAATGATAAAAgtgtcattttattaaataaagttaccggtaattaatgtttccttaatctgtgtgttttttgtctgttgacaataattttgggacggaaggaatataaacaataaaaatagaaaataaatattaTAAGGGCCATTTAGTAATTTCAACTTTCATAGGAATCAAAACAAcatacaaatataaacataaacaTGCTCAAAAAACCATCAATCCAAAACTTTCATGGTTTGGACCATTTTCCAGAAAAAATACATAATACGGTGACCAAaaatttttgtggtttttttcatttaaaaatgtaCTTTTAAATAGAGGCAAATACATCTTGAATAATCATTATTTTAAAGGGAATATCAGATGTCCAATATATCAAAGTCAAGTGATTCAAAACAATATAGGCGAACGAGATTCTGTAAACAAAAATCATGAGTTTGTTTCATTTGTGGTCAAACATGACAAAGAATGTTTTTATTTCCGGATATATCTTGAACACAATTTCCATAAGTTGAATAAAATTCAAGCACAAAACAATTGATTtctggaaaaaaaattattttaaatatgtgAAATCAAATCTATAAACATAGATACAACTCATGAAAGACCTCATTTTTTTGCCTTAGTTCTTAACTACTCAAAGAttcaagaacaacaagaggatcTGCTTTGATTTTGCTTTGATCCATCATCGTCACCCCTATTATCAAGGGTTACCCTATTCATGGACAATTCAGATTTATACGAATCAGAATTCAATACTTTCCTGCTAACATTGTTGTAGATCTCTTTAATCACCAACTCGAAAGCTGTTTTCACGTTAGTTGAATCAAGTGCAGATGTTTCCATGAAGAACAACCCTTCGTTTTCAGCAAGTTTTTTCCCATCTTCAACGCTTACAGCTCGAATATTCCCCAAATCACATTTATTCCCAACCAGCATCCTCACCACTGTTGTATCCGAATGAGCTGCATACAATTTCAACCGGATCTAATAACATGAGATTCTTCTGAAACAGATAATCGAAAATCAACAAATTTTATTAAAATACGAAATTCAAACTCACTTTTGAGTTCTTCAAGCCATCTGGTGACGCTATCGAAAGTAGTGCTACGGGAGATATCGTAAACGATGAGCGCACCGACAGCACCGCGGTAGTAAGCGGAGGTGACGGCGCGGAAGCGTTCTTGACCGGCGGTGTCCCAAATCTGAGCCTTAACCTCCTTGCCGTCGATCTCCATGGTTTGAGTTTGAAATTCGACTCCGATGGTGGATTTAGAATGCATGTTGAATTCATTCTTGGAGTATCTGGAGAGCAGATTTGATTTGCCGACAGCTGAATCTCCGATTATCACTACTTTGAACAGATACTCCTCTCCTTCATCGTCCGATGAGTCCATTTTTTGAGAAAATAAGTAGAATCTGTAGTTGATAATGATCGAAGAGGTGAATTTTGGTTTGATTTGGGAGAaaaagacgaagacgaagaagaagaagaaaaaaggtAAAAAGGTGTCAGAGACAGGGGTGCGTTTGTGGACCTTTTTGTTAGCGATTGACACCAAGTCAATTCCTACGCGCTCACATATTTTGCGTGCTATATCACATTGACAAAGTTAAATTTAGGATGTTTCATATATTTGGTAAATTGATTTGTTTGGATTATATCTTAAATTAATTTAGGGAAAATTACTGACAAagtgtttaaaaaatatattatttatatatagaaTACCAATGAAATATATGTGttcaaataaaatatttatgataACTAATTAATTCAGATAAatggaaaaatgatttaaaagtataatgaagtttccaaaatttcaaaaaatacaattgctttttagtataaaaaatatcattgaaatatactatttttataaataataccAACAAAGTACATACATTTAGTACAAAAAATATTAttgaagttttgaaaatattcaaaaaatatcattgtttTTTAAAGCATTTTTTTTGTTAACTTTGTTGTCGGATTATATAGAATGCAATCAATAGAGATCATGCACCCTCATACCAGTTCACAACAGTTGTGCACGCTCTTTTATTCCCTCACTCGATTGGTTTGTATCTAGATATAATCATAGAAAAacacataactaagaatcaatcAATTAGGATGCAAGTCGTTCAAGCGCTCCAACACATATTCTTCCCCTCTATACGTTGACCACAAATCGTTATCAACTTAGCCACATAAATTTGAGTGTTCCTGGCCATTCATCGCTCAATAGTCATGGAGAACTAAATACAATTCCTACCCTCTGCATCCACATTTAGGAATTCTCATGGCATAATGTCACACTCGCTTCTCTCATTAACCAATTATGAAACATCATCCTCTCACAACCTTTGTAGTGTTGGAAAATCTACAACCGTTCCTATGTCTAGTATTTTGTCTCTCTTGTGCTGCAACACTAATGAGCGGCTAAACCTGATATATAATATGTGTACATATATAACATATATACATTTTAGTTTTGAGGCATATAACATGATTTAAAAGCAAAAACGTTTAACTAATGTTATTATCCACTTACTTCTCATGTTACCGTAAGAACGATCGAGTGGGGGAATGAAAGAGAGTGCACAACTATTGTGAAATGATATGACGGTGAATAATCTCTGATGATAATTGTGTTCTACATAATCCGACAAGAACGAAGTTAACAAAAAGTGCTAtaaaaaaatggtattttttgaacatGTTGGAAACTTCAATGATATTTTTTGTATTAAATGTGTgtactttattagtattttttTACAAATGACATACTTCAATGATATTTTTAttactaaaaaaacataaatatttcttgaacattttggaaacttctTTACATTTTTAAGTCGTTTTTCTGTTTGCCTGAAATAACCGATTACCACAAATTTTTATTTGAACACATATGTATTTTGTTGGTATTCTGTATACAAATAATATActttaatgatattttttgtaCTGAACAAACAATACCATTAGTTGATAGTTTTCAATTTAGATAATTTAGTTTGATCTAATTAAATCAAAGTATGATTGAATTAGATCAAATATTTTTTTGTACCCAATAAAAAACATACTATATGATATATTACTGAATCTATAGTTTATAAATGTTGTATCAAACTATTAAGTCTGATCGATTGGTATCAAACGGTTTGAATCTTATTGAATAATACTTACCGACTTAGTCTCTTATCAGATGTAGAAACATATCAAACACCCCTAATTtgatattaaatatatgtttgataAATCAATACTAATAATGAAAATgtagtttttatttatataaaaatatttgaaaaaatTAGATGTAAACCTTTCAAAtttgtaaaataatataaaagttaaaagttaaaaaacttgtaaaagctattgaaagttaTTTCAAATAGTTTTTGAATTTTAAGGTTTATTCTTTTAAACTAAAAACTTTATTTTAGACAAAGTTAAAcatcaaaaataataaaaatagaggTTTCGTATTATACGTACCATCTTTTGAACATATATAACAAAATAAGTATATATTTCATAAAGTGATCTTTGCGATACATCATTCTTCCAAAAATGGTCcactaaaaatataacttttctaAGTTTTTGAAGAGAAGGacatttttctttataaaatctaTTTTACAAAATAagtattttctttttcaaactgcaaagtttataaaattaatACTTATTTTagaacaaatatataaaaaataatcacttaataaaaaaaaacagcaGGTCTATTGTCCAGGCGAGGCGTGGGGAGGTAGAGAGTGGGGGGAAATCAGAAATGGGAACGCAAAGTGATTAAGCGTGACGATGATGATCACGTTCCCATGTCCATAATTAACAAGTGGTCACATGCCCACATTCTCCTTCTATTTTATTGCTAAATTTGATGTTTCTTGGTTACGAAGTAATTTAATTGAGAGGAATGATGCCTTGTAGTTTTATcagaaaatattatatttttttaacatcagaaatatcataattttttttaagcttttatttgaaaaattattaatttattttttattaaaaaaaaaccatttatAGTTCTTAAACTTTTCATAGAAGCCATTCATATCAATTTTTTTCTTTCAATAAACatcattttttagattttttttctcaTGATACAAATTTCTAAACATGAAACAAAGTTTGTTAACAAGTATAGGTATGAATTAATTTGGGCAAACGATAAACTGAAAATTCCGGGATGCTTcaaattttttggttttttttactTGAAGTTCTTAGATTCAAAAAACAATATAGTTTTggtttttttttgaaccggcggGGAATTTTATTAAAGCCACAGCCTAACGAGGCAAAGACAGGGCAAAAACATAAACAACACAGCTACAAAATGTCAAAAGGATTACAAACTCAAATATACCAATTACAATTATTAAACTTCCCCTTATGTTTAACCCAATCAAACACCAAAACAAGAATATTATCCACCACCTTAGGAGCATTAGCACAAGTAGATCTAAACACCTTTTCGTTCCTCGCTTTCCAAATACACCATAGGAATCCATAAACAATCACCAGAAAAATTCTCTTTTTCTTTGGGCAATGACCCCAATTAGCCGCAAACTCCACTAACGACGAGACGTTATTGAACGATCGAAAGGGAATGTCACACCAATGGCACAGCCATTTCCAAATATCTCCGGCAAAAGAGCAACTCGTGAATAAATGATCAGTGTCATCAACCCCTGAGGAACATAGATGACAGGAGTTAGTCCCGACACGAACACCTCTTTTAAACAATGCCATCACCGTCGGAATCCGATCAATGCAAGCCCTCCAAACGAAGCAAAtgacttttaaggggggaatgtGAAACCAGACAGTGGGATTCACCATAGGCGAGGTTATCTTGGAATCAATAAGACATCGAAGCTCACGCACATGAAACACCCCATCTCCGGAAAGCAAAGAAATCCACTGGTCCAAACCAGGAGACGTGACCACATTAGATATAAGTCCACTAAGGGAATTTATATCCGCCAGTTCCTGATCACTTGAAGGATTCCTCTTCCAGGCCCATTTGAACTCATTTGGGAGAATACGCTCCGAAACGAAACATGACTTTTTCTTGTCAAGGATCGAAAGGCTAGGAAATCGAGAGTCAAATGAGCCACCCCCCTCCCAATCTTCAAGCCAAAATAACGTATTAGATCCAGCCATAATCTTAACTCCAAAAACAGAATTAAAATTAATCCCTTCACTCTCCAGGATGTTCACCACCTGCGATATCTCCGACCATACGCCAGTGAGGGACTTCTTAGCAAGGTGATGAATCGGTTTCCTGCTCAAGTTATGAATACCACATACCACCTGTCTCCATAGTGCATTCGGTTGATTCTTGAATCTCCAAAGCCATTTGGTAAGAAGTGATAGATTCAAGGATTGAAGAGACCCAATACCAAGTCCACCTTTTTCCTTTGGCCCAAGAGCGCAACTCCAAGACACCCAACAAATCTTATGTTTGTTGTCGCTGCCTCCCCAAAGAAATTGACGCCTAATTTTTTCCAACTTTTCAATAATAGAGATAGGGGCTTTGAAAATAGAGAAAAAATATAAAGGAAGGCTACCAAGAACGGATTTAACCAAAAACATCTCAAGATTCTAGCAATATTGCAAAAATTCGTACTAGACCAATCGCCCACAAAAATCGCGTCGTCtgcataaaataaataagaaatagGACCATCTTTGGGGATTTTAATGCCACAAAACAACGATTTCTGGCAAGCCGACTTCACCGCCACGTTGAGACCCTCCATTGCAATTATAAACAAGAAAGGCGACAGAGGATCACCTTGCCTAACGCCTTTGGATAACGAAAACTCCTTTGTAGCAGACCCGTTAAGGAGAACGGAAGCCCTTACGGAGGAAAGACATCCCTTGACCCACTTCACCCATATCATATTGTCTAATTTCTCAAACAATATAGTTTTGGTTAGTTTCGTTTTTCCGATTTTTATATGTAAGAAAGCAAACTAAAACGAGATAACTGTTTTTCCGGTTTTTATATatgatgtttttttattaaaaaagaacGTAATTTTTTCAGTGAACGGAATTTGTTAACTCACGAGAGTGAGACTGGTTTGTTTTTTACAAAAACTCGAACCAAACCCAAACTTTTGGTTTTTAAATTTGAGTATACAAAGTTATGGGTTTTTTGTTATGATTATTGTTTTTCTATGAAACTTTACATTTCTACTATTCTTTCTGATAAATCGTTAATAAACTTACAATAAATTTCAACAAACATCATGAATATCTTTGAAAAAGTGTTATATCGTACTTTCATATAAAACTTATAAATGAACAACacaatttgcaaaaaaaaatgttaaaaaaaaagaaacacaatataaaaaagagtaaattactaaaattACGTGtatggtccctaacttttttttgtacTCGGACCCTCCTTGTGTTTTGGTTTTATTACGTTTTGTAAAATGACCTTACCgccttatatatttattttaaaaaaaaattgtatcattttaattatttagagTTGAAAGAAAGAGTAAAAATGGGTATTACCCCACCCCAACCCTAATACATGACATCTTCGTCTCCCCCTCCTCATTTACGCCTTGTTCCCGAGTTCTACTTAAGGAGAGAAATGGGAGGATACGGAGGGAAAGTGAGGGGTGtcgaaggaaaatcgtgttcCTAAGTTTCATTAATGGACGGAAAGTGAGGGGAAGGGAAGGATTTTGGAGTCATATTTTCCTTCCAAATTTTTCTCCCAAATTGAGcggatttgggaagaaagtgaggggaaggaaaattttatgctttatttgttttttcctcctaactcgggaacacaaaaacttaaaattttccttTCATTTACTTTCATTTCCTTCGAACTCGGGAACACGGAATAATGAATATTTTCCTTCACATCCCTTTCTTTCCGTCAAAATTTTCCTTCCCTTTCTTTTAATGAATTTACAAAAAAACTCGGGAACAAGGCGTTAAGTTTACTCACACCGGAGCAGTGGAGTTCCACCACCAATACTAGCGATCCTGATCGTCCATCCATCACCGCCCCTCTGCCACCCATGAGACCGATGATCCATTTCTCTCATAAAAAAACATTTCGATGCAGATCAACATCTTTACCATCGACTACCCATGGAATCTCAAACCTGCAAATGAATGTAGGGTTTTCCATCTCATACTGAATCTGATCTCTCTCTTCCTGAAATCGATTCAATCGACGACTATGCTTGATGGCCAAATCGATCTGTCTCATGGGTCATCCAGAAATCGATTTGTCTCTATCTAGATTCTCTACCCTGAAAGAAAAATATTTCTTACCTAGAAATCAGTTTCAATCATGGTTTCGGAGAGTCTTCATCGGAACAAATCAATTTCGATTTTGGTTACATGGGTTAATTTTGATTCTGGTTACAAGGGTTTTAACTTGATTTTGTTTCTGagttttgcttttctttttgattttCATGTAGGGCTCATGATTTTGTTACTCATTTTGATTTTCTAGTATAGGGTTGCAATGATTTGGATGGTGGTGGTGTTTTACAAGGTTGTAATGGTGGTTTCAATTAGGATGAGTGGTGGTTTTGTTGGGTTCCAGTCATGGTTTTGCATTTGGTTTATGCAAATTTGAGCTTTTGTTATTCATTTTCCGACGATGATTATGATCAGGGTGGATGCAGGATTTTACAGTAGGGGTTGCACGGAAGAGTTAGGGGTTGCACGgtagtagaaaaaataaaaaattcgaaaattttcaaaaaaaattccaCTACGGCCGAAAATGTTAGGGGTTGCCGGTGCCATCGTGGACCACCCCTAGGTCCGCCCCTGATTATGATGGGTGGGTGGTGGTGCAAGTGGCCGATGAGGTGGTAGTGGTGTTGCAGGTTGTTGGGAGAGAAAGGAGAAAGGGACACACAATCCctttttttccttttaaaaaaaataataaataacttACAAAATCAAAAAAAGGAAATATATAAGGGTATTAATGTCATTACACTTCTGATAAAGACTAAATCCGTAACAAAACCGAACCATAAGGAtggtccgagtgcaaaaaaaaaaggtTAAGGACCAAACACGTAATTTTAATCAAATCATAGGGAGGATTTCAGTAACTTActctataaaaaaacaaaaatcataccaaaaaaaaaaaagaaaaaccaaTTATTTCAGTTTAGTTTAGTTTCttatatataaaagttaaaaaAGAAACGAAACAAACCATTTATTTAAAAACCCAATTATTTTGGTttagtttgtttttttatatttaagaATCAAGAAAAAATAAACCAAAGGATACACTTATCCAAAAAATCACATATTTCTATTTAGTTtgcttttttatttataaaagccggaaatttcaaaataaaaaaatcaaaaatttcaagTAAGAAAAAGGTTCAGTTCTATTCAAACACAAATCAACTCTCACTGTGAATTGATGAcgcgacacgacaaaaatacacaacaataaacgaaattgaaattcaaattcgtgtttatgTCAATTggaaaaaacacgatgtcgtgtcgtgttcatg containing:
- the LOC111887732 gene encoding ras-related protein RABA5e, with the protein product MDSSDDEGEEYLFKVVIIGDSAVGKSNLLSRYSKNEFNMHSKSTIGVEFQTQTMEIDGKEVKAQIWDTAGQERFRAVTSAYYRGAVGALIVYDISRSTTFDSVTRWLEELKTHSDTTVVRMLVGNKCDLGNIRAVSVEDGKKLAENEGLFFMETSALDSTNVKTAFELVIKEIYNNVSRKVLNSDSYKSELSMNRVTLDNRGDDDGSKQNQSRSSCCS